DNA sequence from the Acidobacteriota bacterium genome:
CGTCGGAATCGACCCGGACCTTCAGAAACAGGCTGCCGCTGCGCAGGTCGACCGCGGGCTCGAGCCGGATCCGGGCCTTGACGAGCTCCCCCATTCCAGGCCCGCCGCCCGGGATGTCGCCGTACTCTCGCAACGCGTGGTACGCGACGCGGCACCAGAGACTGCGCTCGAAGAACTGCCGGTTCGTCTGCATCCCGGCCTTGTTCAGGTGCTGCTCCTCGGGCGTCCGCATGAACGTGGAAAGCCGCTCCAGGAGACCGGAACGGTCGGCCGTCGAAATCTCCGCCGAGAGCTTCCCGATGCGCTCCAGGAAGCGAACCACGGACGGAGACTGCTCCAGGTAGCGGAGCGCCTCGACGCCACCCGGCGTGAACAGCCGAATCGCCCCACCCGGCTGCTCCTGGAGAACGCTGCAATCCGAAGCGGCAGGAAGGTCGTCCTGGAAGAGCCTCTGAGCGAGGCGGAACCAACCGCTGCGCGTGAACAGGTCGAACCAACTGCCGCCGAGGGCGCCGTGGAGTTCTCGGATCTGGCCTTCGAGCTGCTTCAGATGACGGCAGCCGCTGCGCCGGCCGGCGGAGCAACTGCAGAACGTGAGCGGCCTCTTCGACCCGGCCACGTTGGCGAGGTGCACTGCCGAGCCCGGCTCCGGATCGTGCGCATCGGGCAGCAGTCCGATACCGGTGCGGTGGAATTCGAGGCGAGGGAAGAGCTTCACGACAGGGTCGCCAGTTGGCTTTGGGGCTGAGAGTCAACACGCTCGGAAGCGAGGCCGGACCAGCGCGAAAGGCCGATCCGCTACGCTGAACGCGTAAACGCTCGACTATACCGCCGATTCGGCGGTTTGTGGTGTCGTCTCCTGCCCGAAACTGGCCGCGATTTCCGAACCCGGCGGATCGCGAAACGTCCGACGAAGAACGATGGACCGCGTGTACCGCTTGAACCGCAGGGAGGCTCTGGCGACTGCGGCCGGTCTCCTCGGTTTCGGCAGTCACACGCCGACCCGGAGCGCACAGAGGAGGGTCCGGGAAGGCGGTTCCGGTCCGCGTCTGGCGGAACTCGACCGAATGCTGGGCGAACAGGTCGAGAAGGGGTTCGCCGGCAGTGTGCTCGTTGCCCGGGGCCGCGAGGTGCTGCACCTTGCCGGCTACGGCCTGGCGGACCGGGAGGCCGGCGTCCCCTTCCGGCCTGAGACCGTGTCGACAATCGGCTCGATCACCAAGCAGTTCACCGGCGCGGCGATCCTCAAACTCCAGGAACAGGGCCACTTGAACGCCGGCGACTCGGTAGGGCGTTTCTTTCCGGAGGCGCCCGCAAGAAAGAGGGCGATCACGATCCACCAGCTCCTCACCCACACGGCCGGTCTGCCGCCGGCGCTGGGTTCCGACGAGGAGTACGTCGGTCGTGACGACTACCTGCAGGAGGTCTGGCGCACCGAGCTGCGTTATCCACCGGGCGAACGGCACGACTACTCCAACACGGGCTACTCCGTTCTCGCCGCGATCGTCGAACGCAGCACCGGCAGACCCTACGAGGAGTTCCTGCGAGGGGAGTTCTTCGAACCGCTGGGTATGCATCACACCGGCTATCGCCTGGCCGACTGGTCGGAGGCACACGTCGCCGCCGGCTACCGGGACGGCCGGCGCTTCGGCCGGGTCATCCAAAAGCAGAACCGCGAAGCCGGCTTCTCCTGGCACCTCGTGGGCAACGGAGGCATCCACTCGACCGTTGAGGACATGTTCCGCTGGGTCAAGGCTCTTCGGGGCGGCGAAGTGCTGTCGGCCGAGTCGCTCGGCACCCTGTTCGGCGAACATGTGGACGAGGGATACGGCGACTCCTTCTACGGCTACGGATGGGTCACCTTCCAGCTTCCGAGCAGCGAGAGGATGATCGGCCACAACGGCGGCAACGGCTTCTTCTTCGCCGACCTGAACTTCTTCCCGAACCGCGGCGACCTGCTCTACTGCGTGCTGATGAACGACGCAGGTCACGAGGAGGTGAGCCGCACGATTCGCCAGCTGCTGCTGGAACAGCCGCCCGGAGCGCGATCGCAGGAGGACCCGCAATGAGCATCACGCGCAGAGAGACGACGCGCAGTCGGCGCGACTGCATCCGAACGATGGCCGCTGCCGGCGGCGCCGCCGCACTGGCGGGCTGCACTCCGAACACGCGGGCCGCTTCGGACACGGGCGACCAGGACGCAGCGACCGTCGAGGCGGTGCACTTTCCCGAGGGCTACCCGCCGTATCCGTCGGCCGCAGCCACCGAGGGCGCCTTTGCGGAATACGTATCCCCCGGCAACGTCGGCGTCATGAAGGCGTTCGGCACCGAGCTTCACTTCGGCCAGCGCGAGGGTGCCCGCGTCCAGGACGCGTTCACGAAGAAGTGGTACTGGGACTGCCACCGCAACGGCACCCTGTACAACCTCGGGCATCGCAACCCGGACATCATCGCCGCGGTCAAGGAGGCGCTGCACCAACTCGAGATCGGCAACCTGCTTCTGATCTCGGGCTACAAGGCAAAGGCGGCCGAGAAGCTGATCGCCAGCACGGGCGGAGCCCTGACCGGCGTCACCTACACGGCCAGCGGCGCGGAATCCACGGAGGTCGCGATCCGAGCCGTCCGCGGCATGACCAGGCGGACGAAGCTGGTCTCGCTCGAGGCCTCCTACCACGGCCACACCTGCTTCGCCCTGGCTGCCGGCGACAACCCGGACAACCACGAGCGGTACCTCCTCGACTTCGACGACTTCGTCTTCGTGCCGTACAACGACCTGGACGCGATGACCGCCGCGGTCGACGACGAAACCGCCGCGGTGCTGATCGAGTCGTCGCCTGCGCAGTCGGGATTCCCGGTTCCCGATTCCGGCTACTTCCAGGCCGTGAACGACATCTGCCGGAAGAACGGAGCGAAACTGATCATCGACGAGGTCCAGACCGGCCTGGGCGCGACCGGGAAGTTCTGGTTCTGGCAACACCACGGCATCGTCCCGGACATCGTGACCACCGCCAAGGGCCTCGGCGGCGGCATCCTCGCCAACGCCGCCGTTCTGCTCGCCCCCGAGATCAAGGAGTGGTTCTTCGACACCGCGATCCCCCACTCCTCGACCTTCGGCGGCAACGAACTTGGCTGCGTCGCCACCGCCAAGGTCTGCGACCTGACGATGGCGCCCGGATTCCTGGAGCAGGTGAACGCGCTGGCCGAGCAGTTCGCCGAGGGGCTGCGGGGCGGTCCCTACCGGGTCAACCAGCACGGGCTGTGCATGGGCATCCTCTCCGAGGAGATGGGCAAGATGGAGATGACCGCGAGGCTCTTCGAAGCCGGAATCTTCACCGTGCCGGCCTGGTACACGGACGGTGGAGTGGAGTTCCGACCCATCCTGACGCTCACCGAGAACGAGGCGGACGAGATCATCCGCATCTTCCGGGACACCGTCGGCTAGCAGCTTGCGCCGCAGGACGCGGCGAAGCCAGTTCTGCGACGCAGGATGCTAGTGAGGTGGGGGCTGGGGCCAAACACGGAGTCCGCGACGGGTTTGGCGGCTCTAGGCGCCACGCCGAGTGCGCCAGTCGCACCGTCCACTTGACAGCCGCTCCCGTCCTCTCCTACGCTCCGCTGCACGCTTTGCCATCCGGCGGGAGCGAACGTAGACCCATACCCACAGCACCTTCCACCTAGAAGGGACTCTCGAACCGGCCATGACGCGCCTGGCCTCACGATCGACTCGCAGGAACGCTCGGACACCCGGGCGACCCGCCCTCCTGGCGCGTGCGCTGCCGCGACAGGTCGCCGATCTCGGCGTTCCCGCCGGGCTCCTGCTACTGGTCCTGATTCTGGTCCTTCTCGTCCAGGGGGCTAACTAGGCGCACAAACCGGAACCCGAAGCGATCTAGAGCCCCCAGCACAGCCTGGGGGCTTTTTTGGTTCGGCCGCTAGCGGAGCAACTGCATGCCAATAGAACGATCTGAGTGGATCTGGCTCGACGATCAGTGGAAGCCGTGGGACGAGGCCACCGTCCACCTCACCACGCACGGCCTGCACTACGGTTCCTCGGTCTTCGAGGGCATTCGCGCCTACGACACCGGCGAAACGACGGCGATCTTCCGCCTCGGCGCTCATGTGCGGCGCCTGTTCGACAGTTGCCGGATCATGCGCATGGATCCAGGCTACACACCGGATCAGGTCGAGGAGCTGTGCATCGAGGCGGTCGCCCGCAACCGCCTCGAATCCTGCTACATCCGGCCCTTGATCTACAGGGGTAACGAGGAGATGGGCCTCAATCCCACCGACTGCAGCTCCAGGCTCGCCATCTACGCGGTCAGGTGGGGGCGCTACCTAGGAGAGGAGGCGATCGAACAGGGCGTCGACGCCGCGGTGAGCTCCTGGCGGCGCTTCAACTCGAACACGGCCGTACCGCTAGGCAAGATCAGCGGGCAGTACGTGACGAACCAGTTCGTGTCCATCGAGGCGCGCCAGCACGGTTACGCCGAGGGCATCATGCTCGACGACCGCGGCCTCGTCTGCGAAGGTGCGGGCGAGAACCTGTTCCTGATCCGCGACGGTGTGATCCACACACCACCCCTCTACAACTCGATCCTGGGCGGCATTACCAGGGACTCCGTGATCACGATCGCCCAGGACCTGAAGTACGACGTGCGCTTCCAGCCGATCGCGCGCGAAGAGCTGTACCTGGCCGACGAACTGTTCATGACCGGCACAGCCGCGGAGGTAAGCCCGGTGCGTTCCGTCGACCGCATTCCGATCGGCTCCGGCAGCCGCGGCGAGATCACGCACCACCTGCAGGAGGAGTTCTTCGGCCTCGTCGAGGGCCGGCTCCCCGACCGACACGACTGGCTCACTCCCGTACCCCGACTGGCTGCGGCAACATCGGCCGCCGGGGCCTGACAGAGGAGGCCGAGATGACCGACGACACGACCGCTGCGGATCGAGCGACTGAAGAGGCCGGCATGAACACGGAGGCCGTGGTGCTGACCGGCGCCGAGATCGTCTGCGAGTGCCTCCTCCGCGAAGGAGTCGACATCGTCTTCGGCTATCCCGGCGGGGCGATCCTGCCCACCTACGATGCGCTGACCAAGTACCCGCAACTCCACCACGTTCTGACCCGGCACGAGCAGGG
Encoded proteins:
- a CDS encoding serine hydrolase, producing MDRVYRLNRREALATAAGLLGFGSHTPTRSAQRRVREGGSGPRLAELDRMLGEQVEKGFAGSVLVARGREVLHLAGYGLADREAGVPFRPETVSTIGSITKQFTGAAILKLQEQGHLNAGDSVGRFFPEAPARKRAITIHQLLTHTAGLPPALGSDEEYVGRDDYLQEVWRTELRYPPGERHDYSNTGYSVLAAIVERSTGRPYEEFLRGEFFEPLGMHHTGYRLADWSEAHVAAGYRDGRRFGRVIQKQNREAGFSWHLVGNGGIHSTVEDMFRWVKALRGGEVLSAESLGTLFGEHVDEGYGDSFYGYGWVTFQLPSSERMIGHNGGNGFFFADLNFFPNRGDLLYCVLMNDAGHEEVSRTIRQLLLEQPPGARSQEDPQ
- a CDS encoding aminotransferase class III-fold pyridoxal phosphate-dependent enzyme — protein: MSITRRETTRSRRDCIRTMAAAGGAAALAGCTPNTRAASDTGDQDAATVEAVHFPEGYPPYPSAAATEGAFAEYVSPGNVGVMKAFGTELHFGQREGARVQDAFTKKWYWDCHRNGTLYNLGHRNPDIIAAVKEALHQLEIGNLLLISGYKAKAAEKLIASTGGALTGVTYTASGAESTEVAIRAVRGMTRRTKLVSLEASYHGHTCFALAAGDNPDNHERYLLDFDDFVFVPYNDLDAMTAAVDDETAAVLIESSPAQSGFPVPDSGYFQAVNDICRKNGAKLIIDEVQTGLGATGKFWFWQHHGIVPDIVTTAKGLGGGILANAAVLLAPEIKEWFFDTAIPHSSTFGGNELGCVATAKVCDLTMAPGFLEQVNALAEQFAEGLRGGPYRVNQHGLCMGILSEEMGKMEMTARLFEAGIFTVPAWYTDGGVEFRPILTLTENEADEIIRIFRDTVG
- a CDS encoding branched-chain amino acid transaminase, encoding MPIERSEWIWLDDQWKPWDEATVHLTTHGLHYGSSVFEGIRAYDTGETTAIFRLGAHVRRLFDSCRIMRMDPGYTPDQVEELCIEAVARNRLESCYIRPLIYRGNEEMGLNPTDCSSRLAIYAVRWGRYLGEEAIEQGVDAAVSSWRRFNSNTAVPLGKISGQYVTNQFVSIEARQHGYAEGIMLDDRGLVCEGAGENLFLIRDGVIHTPPLYNSILGGITRDSVITIAQDLKYDVRFQPIAREELYLADELFMTGTAAEVSPVRSVDRIPIGSGSRGEITHHLQEEFFGLVEGRLPDRHDWLTPVPRLAAATSAAGA